The Rhizobium leguminosarum genome includes a region encoding these proteins:
- the sitC gene encoding iron/manganese ABC transporter permease subunit SitC, translated as MIADLLQPFTYEYMLNAMWVSALVGGVCAFLSCYLMLKGWSLIGDALSHAIVPGVAGAYMLGLPFSIGAFFSGGLAAAAMLFLNQRTKLKEDAIIGLIFSSFFGLGLFMVSLQPMAVNIQTIVLGNILAITPEDTLQLAIIGFVSLAVLLVKWKDLMVTFFDESHARSIGLNPTALKVIFFTLLSASTVAALQTVGAFLVICMVVTPGATAYLLTDRFPRLLVIAVIIGSMTSFVGAYTSYFLDGATGGIIVVLQTAIFLVAFFFAPKHGMLAARRRAAQALEAAP; from the coding sequence ATGATAGCCGACCTCCTGCAGCCCTTCACCTATGAATACATGCTCAATGCCATGTGGGTGTCTGCCCTTGTCGGCGGCGTCTGCGCTTTCCTCTCCTGTTATCTGATGCTGAAAGGCTGGTCGCTGATCGGCGACGCGCTCTCGCACGCGATCGTTCCCGGCGTTGCCGGCGCCTATATGCTCGGACTTCCCTTTTCGATCGGAGCCTTCTTTTCCGGAGGGCTCGCTGCCGCAGCGATGCTTTTCCTCAACCAGCGTACCAAGCTGAAGGAAGATGCCATCATCGGCCTGATCTTCTCCTCTTTCTTCGGGCTGGGCCTGTTCATGGTTTCGCTCCAGCCGATGGCGGTCAACATCCAGACGATCGTGCTCGGCAACATTCTCGCCATCACGCCCGAGGATACGCTGCAACTCGCCATCATCGGCTTCGTGTCACTCGCTGTCCTGCTCGTCAAATGGAAGGACCTGATGGTCACTTTCTTCGACGAGAGCCATGCCCGATCGATCGGTCTCAATCCGACCGCTCTCAAGGTCATTTTCTTCACGCTGCTGTCCGCCTCCACCGTCGCGGCGCTTCAGACAGTCGGTGCATTCCTAGTCATCTGCATGGTGGTGACGCCTGGCGCGACCGCCTATCTGCTGACCGACCGCTTCCCGCGGCTGCTGGTGATCGCCGTCATCATCGGATCGATGACCAGTTTCGTCGGCGCTTATACGAGTTACTTCCTCGATGGCGCGACAGGCGGCATCATCGTGGTGCTGCAGACGGCAATCTTCCTGGTCGCGTTCTTCTTCGCACCCAAACACGGCATGCTGGCGGCGCGCAGACGCGCCGCGCAGGCGCTGGAGGCAGCGCCATGA
- a CDS encoding metal ABC transporter permease has protein sequence MNMVETLLSPFQFGFMVNALVISVLVAIPMALLSCFLVLKGWSLMGDAISHAVFPGVVIAYIVGIPFAVGAFVAGMFCAIATGFLKDNSRIKQDTVMGIVFSGMFGLGLVLYVKIQSDVHLDHILFGDMLGVSWRDIGQSAVIAAITAVILGVKWKDFLLHAFDPAQARAVGLRINLLHYGLLALISLTIVGALQAVGIILSIAMLIAPGAIAFLLTRKFSTMLLLSVAIAVIGSFIGVYLSFFIDSAPAPTIVLVLAIGFVLAFIHATRGTARVEESPID, from the coding sequence ATGAACATGGTCGAGACGCTTCTTTCGCCTTTCCAGTTCGGCTTCATGGTCAATGCGCTGGTGATCTCGGTGCTGGTCGCAATCCCGATGGCGCTGTTGTCCTGCTTCCTGGTTCTGAAAGGCTGGTCTCTGATGGGAGACGCCATCAGCCACGCCGTCTTTCCCGGCGTGGTCATCGCCTATATCGTCGGCATACCGTTTGCGGTCGGCGCCTTCGTGGCCGGCATGTTTTGCGCTATCGCCACCGGTTTCCTGAAAGATAACAGCCGTATCAAACAGGATACGGTGATGGGCATTGTTTTCTCCGGCATGTTCGGGCTCGGCCTGGTCCTTTATGTCAAGATCCAGTCCGACGTGCATCTCGATCACATCCTGTTCGGCGACATGCTCGGTGTCTCCTGGCGCGACATCGGGCAGTCGGCCGTCATCGCTGCGATCACGGCTGTCATTCTTGGTGTGAAGTGGAAGGACTTCCTGCTGCACGCTTTCGACCCCGCCCAGGCGAGAGCGGTGGGCCTTAGGATCAACCTGCTGCATTACGGCCTTCTCGCCCTCATCTCGCTGACGATCGTCGGTGCCTTGCAGGCGGTGGGCATCATCCTTTCGATCGCCATGCTGATTGCGCCGGGAGCCATCGCCTTCCTGCTCACCCGCAAGTTCAGCACGATGCTGCTCCTCTCCGTCGCCATTGCGGTGATCGGCTCTTTTATCGGCGTCTACCTGTCCTTCTTCATCGACAGCGCGCCGGCGCCGACCATCGTGCTTGTGCTGGCGATCGGCTTCGTGCTCGCCTTCATCCATGCCACGCGCGGGACGGCCCGGGTTGAGGAATCGCCGATCGACTGA
- a CDS encoding M20 aminoacylase family protein has protein sequence MSIPARIKEDLLFLTSLRRDLHAHPELGFEEERTAGIVARLLEEAGLTVHRGLGGTGVVGTLQLGNGTRRIGLRADMDALAMPEMAERPYKSTAPGKMHACGHDGHTTMLLGAARHLAATRNFSGTVHFIFQPAEEGRGGARRMVEEGLFTLFPCDAVYGLHNMPGLAVDEIAVVEGPQLASSDSWRMTFRGTGTHGAKPHLGRDPITAAGTFLSSLQTIVGRVVDPLQPAVVSACFLQAGDSKALNVIPDIVEIGGTARAYSPDVRDQLETEIGRLAHGTAAMYGIAVDYVFERRIPPVINDADATARALTAAGSVFGGKVQTSFPPSTAGDDFAFFAQNAPGCYVWLGNGPALDGALHHNTAYDFNDEALGYGAAYWVALVERELKV, from the coding sequence ATGAGTATCCCCGCCCGGATCAAGGAAGATTTGCTTTTTCTCACCTCCTTGCGCCGCGACTTGCACGCCCATCCCGAACTCGGTTTCGAGGAGGAGCGTACCGCCGGCATCGTCGCGAGGCTTCTCGAAGAAGCTGGCCTCACGGTGCATCGCGGACTCGGCGGTACCGGCGTGGTTGGCACGCTGCAGCTCGGCAACGGCACGCGCAGGATCGGGCTGCGCGCCGACATGGATGCGCTTGCCATGCCTGAGATGGCGGAGCGGCCTTATAAATCGACGGCGCCTGGCAAGATGCATGCCTGCGGCCATGACGGTCATACGACGATGCTCCTCGGCGCTGCCCGGCATCTTGCGGCGACGCGGAATTTTTCCGGCACGGTGCATTTCATCTTCCAGCCGGCCGAAGAAGGGCGAGGCGGAGCAAGGCGCATGGTGGAGGAGGGGCTGTTCACGCTTTTTCCCTGCGATGCCGTCTACGGGCTGCACAACATGCCTGGGCTTGCGGTCGATGAGATCGCCGTGGTCGAGGGACCGCAGCTTGCCTCCTCCGATAGCTGGCGCATGACCTTCCGTGGGACCGGCACGCACGGCGCCAAGCCGCATCTCGGCCGCGATCCGATCACGGCGGCCGGAACCTTCCTATCATCGCTGCAGACGATCGTCGGGCGGGTGGTCGATCCGCTGCAACCGGCCGTCGTCAGCGCCTGTTTCCTGCAGGCGGGCGACTCGAAGGCGCTGAACGTCATTCCTGATATCGTCGAGATCGGTGGGACTGCGCGGGCCTATTCGCCCGATGTGCGCGACCAGTTGGAGACCGAGATCGGACGATTGGCGCATGGCACTGCGGCCATGTACGGCATTGCTGTGGACTATGTATTCGAGCGGCGGATTCCGCCTGTCATCAACGATGCGGATGCGACCGCACGGGCGCTCACGGCCGCCGGCTCGGTCTTCGGCGGGAAGGTGCAGACAAGTTTTCCGCCGTCGACGGCAGGCGACGATTTCGCCTTCTTCGCCCAGAACGCGCCGGGCTGCTATGTCTGGCTCGGCAACGGTCCGGCGCTGGATGGGGCGCTGCATCACAACACGGCCTATGATTTCAACGATGAAGCGCTGGGATATGGGGCGGCCTATTGGGTGGCATTGGTCGAGCGAGAATTGAAGGTTTGA
- a CDS encoding tripartite tricarboxylate transporter permease produces the protein MDLFSNLALGFATAGTPENLFFCLIGVLLGTLIGVLPGIGATATIAMLLPITFQLEPVSSLIMLAGIYYGAQYGGSTTAILINMPGESSSAVTAIDGYQMARKGRAGAALAIAALGSFFAGTVSTFLVAIFAPPLTAIALQFGSAEYFSLMIVGLVSSIALAHGSVVKALAMVALGLLLGLVGTDIYTGTPRFTLGIREYADGLNFVALAVGVFGVAEILRNLEGESTRTVLMAKVTGLLPSRQEFKEMIAPVIRGTAIGSALGILPGGGAILAAFASYTVEKRMSKTPEEFGKGAIAGVAGPESANNAGAQTSFIPLLTLGIPANPVMALMVGAMIIQGIVPGPNVATEQPALFWGIIASMWIGNLMLVILNLPLIGLWVKLLTVPYYVLFPIIMAFCSIGVYSVNANVYDLYAVAFFGLIGYVLAKLRCEPAPLLLGFVLGPLLEENLRRAMILSRGDPTTFVTRPISAILLAIAVAVLIVVFLPSVKKKREEVFVEEA, from the coding sequence ATGGATCTTTTCAGCAATCTCGCGCTCGGCTTTGCAACAGCCGGCACTCCGGAAAACCTGTTCTTCTGCCTGATCGGCGTGCTGCTCGGCACGCTAATTGGCGTGCTGCCCGGGATCGGCGCCACGGCGACGATCGCCATGCTCCTGCCGATCACCTTCCAGCTCGAACCAGTCTCCTCGCTGATCATGCTCGCCGGCATCTATTACGGCGCGCAGTACGGCGGCTCGACGACGGCGATCCTGATCAACATGCCGGGCGAATCCTCGTCCGCCGTGACCGCGATCGACGGCTACCAGATGGCCCGCAAGGGCAGGGCGGGGGCAGCGCTTGCGATCGCGGCACTCGGTTCGTTCTTTGCCGGCACGGTCTCGACCTTCCTCGTCGCGATCTTCGCACCGCCGCTGACTGCAATCGCGCTGCAATTCGGCTCGGCGGAATATTTCTCGCTGATGATCGTCGGCCTCGTCTCCTCGATCGCGCTCGCGCATGGCTCGGTCGTCAAGGCGCTGGCCATGGTGGCGCTCGGGCTGCTGCTCGGCCTCGTCGGCACCGACATCTACACCGGCACGCCACGTTTCACGCTCGGCATCCGTGAATATGCGGACGGGCTGAACTTCGTGGCGCTTGCCGTGGGCGTGTTCGGCGTGGCCGAAATCCTGCGCAATCTCGAGGGCGAGTCGACACGCACGGTGCTGATGGCCAAGGTCACCGGTCTTTTGCCGTCCCGCCAGGAATTCAAGGAGATGATCGCGCCGGTCATTCGCGGTACGGCAATCGGTTCGGCGCTTGGCATCCTGCCGGGTGGTGGCGCCATTCTCGCGGCCTTCGCCTCCTATACGGTGGAAAAGCGGATGTCGAAAACGCCGGAGGAATTCGGCAAGGGTGCGATCGCCGGCGTTGCGGGACCGGAATCGGCGAACAATGCCGGCGCGCAAACCTCGTTCATTCCGCTCTTGACGCTTGGCATTCCGGCCAATCCCGTCATGGCGCTGATGGTGGGGGCGATGATCATCCAAGGCATCGTACCCGGTCCGAACGTCGCCACCGAGCAGCCGGCGCTGTTCTGGGGCATCATCGCCTCGATGTGGATCGGCAACCTGATGCTGGTCATCCTTAACCTGCCTCTGATCGGGCTCTGGGTGAAGCTCTTGACCGTGCCTTACTACGTGCTCTTCCCCATCATCATGGCCTTCTGCTCGATCGGGGTCTACAGCGTCAACGCCAACGTCTACGATCTCTACGCCGTCGCCTTCTTCGGGCTCATCGGCTATGTGCTGGCGAAGCTTCGCTGTGAGCCGGCGCCGCTTCTGCTAGGCTTCGTGCTCGGGCCATTGCTCGAGGAGAACCTCCGGCGCGCCATGATCCTGTCGCGCGGCGATCCGACCACCTTCGTTACGCGGCCAATCAGCGCCATTCTTCTGGCCATTGCGGTCGCCGTGCTGATTGTCGTCTTCCTGCCGAGTGTCAAGAAGAAGCGCGAGGAGGTGTTCGTCGAGGAGGCCTGA
- a CDS encoding tripartite tricarboxylate transporter TctB family protein, protein MKSISFDTTNAICGALFVATGAFFAIQSLGLDLGTTVRMGPGYFPLVLAAVLVLLGAIIFIQALRVEGEPIDPFAWRGMLFILPAPVFFGLTVRGLGFAPSLFLTAFIACFASQKMNVFFAIVLSLLLTIFSVGVFSYGLGLPFERFGPWVRF, encoded by the coding sequence ATGAAATCCATCAGTTTCGATACCACCAATGCGATTTGCGGCGCGCTTTTCGTCGCGACCGGCGCTTTCTTCGCCATCCAGTCGCTGGGGCTCGACCTCGGCACGACGGTGCGCATGGGCCCTGGTTATTTCCCGCTGGTGCTTGCCGCCGTGCTCGTGCTTCTCGGCGCGATCATCTTCATTCAGGCGCTGCGGGTCGAGGGCGAGCCGATCGACCCGTTTGCCTGGCGCGGCATGCTCTTCATCCTGCCGGCGCCGGTATTCTTCGGGCTGACGGTGCGCGGTCTCGGATTTGCACCGTCACTGTTCCTCACCGCCTTCATCGCCTGCTTCGCATCGCAAAAGATGAACGTGTTCTTCGCGATCGTGCTGTCGCTGCTGCTGACGATCTTTTCGGTTGGGGTCTTCAGCTACGGGCTCGGCCTGCCGTTCGAGCGCTTCGGCCCCTGGGTCCGGTTCTAG
- a CDS encoding tripartite tricarboxylate transporter substrate-binding protein, whose translation MKILKAMLGLTAAAAVSLLAGAASAQTYPERTITMVVPFAAGGPTDTVARLVAESMSKDLGQQIVVENVGGAGGTLGAGRVANADPDGYTILLHHIGMATSATLYRKLAYDTLGAFDYVGLVTEVPMTIVARKDMEPADLKGLIDYIKANKDKVTVANAGIGAASHLCGMMFMSAIQTPLTTVPYKGTGPAMTDLLGGQVDVMCDQTTNTTKQIQGGTIKAYAVTSPKRLDVMKDIPTAVEAGLPGFEVGIWHGIYTPKGTPAEINERLSKSLQVALKDPNVGARFAELGTVPSSDADATPAALKAKLESEIARWKTVIEAAGEYAD comes from the coding sequence ATGAAAATTCTGAAGGCCATGCTCGGCCTGACCGCGGCTGCCGCGGTCTCTCTTCTCGCCGGCGCCGCTTCGGCGCAGACCTATCCCGAGCGCACCATCACCATGGTCGTTCCCTTTGCGGCCGGCGGCCCCACCGATACCGTCGCGCGCCTTGTCGCCGAATCCATGTCGAAGGATCTCGGCCAGCAGATCGTCGTCGAAAATGTCGGCGGGGCGGGCGGCACGCTCGGCGCTGGCCGTGTGGCGAATGCCGATCCCGACGGTTACACCATCCTGCTGCACCATATCGGCATGGCGACCAGCGCCACGCTCTATCGCAAGCTCGCCTATGACACGCTTGGCGCCTTCGACTATGTCGGCCTCGTCACCGAGGTGCCGATGACGATTGTCGCCCGCAAGGACATGGAGCCGGCCGACCTCAAGGGGCTGATCGATTATATCAAGGCCAACAAGGACAAGGTGACGGTCGCTAATGCGGGCATCGGTGCGGCATCGCATCTCTGCGGCATGATGTTCATGAGCGCCATCCAGACGCCGCTCACGACCGTTCCCTACAAGGGCACCGGCCCTGCCATGACCGATTTGCTCGGCGGTCAGGTCGACGTCATGTGCGACCAGACGACCAACACGACGAAGCAGATCCAGGGCGGCACGATCAAGGCCTATGCCGTGACCTCGCCCAAGCGCCTCGACGTGATGAAGGACATTCCGACGGCAGTCGAAGCCGGCCTGCCGGGTTTTGAAGTCGGCATCTGGCACGGCATCTACACGCCGAAGGGCACGCCGGCCGAGATCAACGAACGTCTGTCGAAGTCGCTGCAGGTGGCGCTGAAGGATCCGAATGTCGGCGCCCGCTTCGCCGAGCTCGGCACGGTGCCATCCTCCGACGCCGATGCGACGCCGGCTGCGTTGAAGGCCAAACTCGAAAGCGAGATTGCCCGCTGGAAAACGGTGATCGAGGCCGCTGGTGAATATGCCGACTGA
- a CDS encoding sigma-54-dependent transcriptional regulator produces MNDAKILLVDDEEELRRSTAQALELSGFSVETYSNGDHVLELIGYSFPGVVVSDIRMPGIDGMTLMQKIRELDPEVPVILVTGHGDVQLAVKAMREGAYDFIEKPFTPEMLAGVIRRAMERRGLVLENRLLKAVAGKRDDIEARLPGRTQVMVDLRYRIRAIGASDADTLIVGETGAGKEVVARALHDISARASRPFIAINCAALPANLIESELFGHEAGAFPGAVRPRYGKFEHGRGGTILLDEIGSMPFDLQAKFLRVLQERVISRLGSNEVVALDVRFIATSKVDLEAEVAAGRFRADLFYRLNVATLHVPSLSQRRADVPLLFLQLVREAAARYGRDEMTVPPDVISDIAQRDWPGNVRELRNAADRLVLGLDNGGRQAEEATGLAERVAEFERGVIASALVAHGGSLRPVYESLGISRKTLYEKMQKYGLDKRMLTTES; encoded by the coding sequence ATGAACGACGCGAAGATCTTGCTGGTTGACGACGAGGAGGAACTGCGCCGCTCGACGGCGCAGGCGCTGGAGCTCTCCGGCTTCAGTGTCGAGACCTATTCGAACGGCGACCACGTGCTGGAGCTGATCGGCTACAGCTTCCCCGGCGTCGTCGTCAGCGATATTCGCATGCCCGGCATCGACGGCATGACGCTGATGCAGAAGATCCGCGAGCTCGACCCGGAGGTGCCGGTCATTCTCGTCACCGGCCACGGCGACGTTCAGCTTGCGGTGAAGGCGATGCGCGAAGGCGCCTATGATTTCATCGAGAAGCCGTTCACGCCGGAGATGCTTGCCGGCGTCATCCGCCGGGCGATGGAGCGGCGCGGCCTCGTGCTCGAAAACCGGCTGCTGAAGGCGGTTGCCGGCAAGCGCGACGATATCGAGGCGCGGCTGCCGGGGCGCACGCAGGTGATGGTGGATCTGCGCTACCGCATCCGGGCGATCGGGGCGAGCGATGCCGATACGCTGATCGTCGGCGAGACCGGGGCCGGCAAGGAGGTGGTGGCGCGGGCACTCCACGACATCAGCGCCCGGGCGAGCCGGCCGTTCATCGCGATCAATTGCGCCGCACTGCCCGCAAACCTGATCGAGAGCGAGCTTTTCGGCCATGAGGCGGGTGCCTTTCCGGGCGCGGTAAGGCCGCGCTATGGAAAATTCGAACACGGGCGCGGCGGCACGATCCTGCTCGATGAGATCGGCTCCATGCCCTTCGACCTGCAGGCGAAGTTCCTGCGGGTGCTGCAGGAGCGGGTGATCTCCAGGCTCGGTTCGAACGAGGTGGTGGCGCTCGACGTGCGCTTCATTGCGACAAGCAAGGTCGATCTGGAGGCAGAGGTGGCGGCGGGGCGCTTCCGCGCCGACCTCTTCTATCGGCTGAACGTCGCGACGCTGCACGTGCCGTCGCTGTCGCAGCGGCGGGCGGATGTTCCATTGCTTTTCCTGCAGCTGGTGCGGGAGGCGGCGGCCCGCTACGGCCGCGACGAGATGACCGTGCCGCCAGACGTTATTTCCGACATTGCTCAGCGCGACTGGCCCGGCAATGTGCGTGAGCTGAGGAATGCCGCCGACCGTCTGGTCCTCGGTCTCGACAATGGCGGGCGGCAAGCCGAGGAGGCGACCGGGCTTGCGGAGCGCGTCGCCGAATTCGAACGCGGGGTCATCGCCAGTGCACTGGTGGCGCACGGCGGCAGCCTCAGGCCGGTCTATGAGTCGCTCGGCATTTCCCGGAAGACCCTCTACGAAAAGATGCAGAAATATGGTCTCGACAAGCGGATGCTGACCACCGAAAGCTAG